From Streptomyces zhihengii, the proteins below share one genomic window:
- a CDS encoding CHRD domain-containing protein, translating to MRMFRLRRLSVPAALVVLAAAAGAAAPAVAHDGHDGHGGGRSPDRAEAAAFTTKGKGRAVTFAVVMTGAHEVPEKGGPAVNDPDGKAVALVKIKGDRIVFAMQWQGFVPSQGHIHQGAAGRNGEVRVPLFGTEMPGSVHSAAGHGTIEDAKLADRLRAHPSGFYLNLHSAEFPGGAVRGQLKRLKRNINPLHIIKGGKLRALSNGVQEVPVTDPAKVGDDDGFAVTFLHPSGRSVDFSLAWVNIQPPQAAHIHRGTFGTNGDVVLGLLDKPVPEGVFAVSGRLEHQHKGLLKEIRETPREFYSNIHTEKFPDGAVRGQLLG from the coding sequence ATGCGCATGTTCCGACTCCGCCGCCTCTCCGTGCCCGCCGCCCTGGTGGTGCTGGCCGCGGCGGCCGGGGCCGCCGCCCCCGCGGTGGCCCACGACGGGCACGACGGACACGGCGGGGGCCGAAGTCCGGACCGGGCCGAGGCCGCGGCGTTCACCACGAAGGGCAAGGGGCGCGCGGTGACCTTCGCCGTCGTCATGACCGGCGCCCACGAGGTCCCCGAGAAGGGCGGGCCCGCCGTGAACGACCCGGACGGGAAGGCCGTGGCGCTCGTGAAGATCAAGGGCGACCGCATCGTCTTCGCGATGCAGTGGCAGGGCTTCGTGCCGAGCCAGGGCCACATCCACCAGGGGGCGGCCGGGCGGAACGGCGAGGTGCGGGTGCCGCTGTTCGGTACGGAGATGCCGGGCTCCGTGCACTCGGCGGCCGGGCACGGGACGATCGAGGACGCGAAGCTGGCCGACCGCCTCCGCGCGCACCCGTCCGGCTTCTATCTGAACCTGCACAGCGCGGAGTTCCCCGGCGGCGCGGTGCGCGGTCAGCTGAAGCGGCTGAAGAGGAACATCAACCCGCTGCACATCATCAAGGGCGGGAAGCTGCGCGCGCTGTCCAACGGCGTGCAGGAGGTGCCGGTGACGGACCCGGCCAAGGTCGGCGACGACGACGGCTTCGCGGTGACGTTCCTGCACCCGTCCGGGCGCTCCGTGGACTTCTCGCTGGCGTGGGTGAACATCCAGCCCCCGCAGGCGGCGCACATCCACCGGGGCACGTTCGGGACGAACGGCGACGTCGTGCTCGGGCTGCTCGACAAGCCGGTGCCGGAGGGGGTGTTCGCGGTGTCGGGGCGGCTGGAGCACCAGCACAAGGGGCTGCTGAAGGAGATCCGCGAGACGCCGCGGGAGTTCTACTCCAACATCCACACGGAGAAGTTCCCGGACGGGGCGGTGCGGGGGCAGCTCCTGGGCTGA
- a CDS encoding COG4315 family predicted lipoprotein → MRGTPHPARTRSLLAAPLIALALLGATGCEDSGGSGYGAGPASPSARQRDAGAAAPGADAPAATEPGSGPDDPAPAPDSGSGAGSGAAPASVTTAESDLGSILVDSNGRTLYAFTKDKPGTATCDADCIAVWPAFTSAAELTATGTADPALLGETRLGEGADQAVYGDWPLYYYVGDVLPGDVNGQGLDGEWFAVAADGTLVKDGVETVA, encoded by the coding sequence ATGCGCGGCACCCCCCACCCGGCCCGGACCAGGTCCCTTCTCGCGGCCCCGCTGATCGCCCTTGCGCTGCTCGGCGCGACCGGCTGCGAGGACTCGGGCGGCTCCGGCTACGGGGCGGGCCCGGCCTCCCCGTCGGCGCGGCAGCGCGACGCCGGCGCGGCCGCCCCCGGCGCCGATGCCCCCGCCGCCACCGAGCCCGGCAGCGGCCCCGACGACCCGGCCCCCGCCCCCGATTCCGGCTCGGGCGCGGGCTCGGGGGCGGCCCCCGCGTCCGTCACCACCGCCGAGTCCGACCTCGGCTCCATCCTGGTCGACAGCAACGGCCGCACCCTCTACGCCTTCACCAAGGACAAGCCCGGCACGGCCACCTGCGACGCCGACTGCATCGCCGTCTGGCCCGCGTTCACCTCGGCCGCCGAACTCACCGCCACCGGCACCGCCGACCCGGCCCTGCTCGGCGAGACCCGGCTCGGCGAGGGCGCCGACCAGGCCGTCTACGGCGACTGGCCGCTCTACTACTACGTCGGCGACGTGCTCCCCGGCGACGTCAACGGCCAGGGCCTGGACGGCGAATGGTTCGCCGTCGCCGCCGACGGCACCCTCGTCAAGGACGGCGTGGAGACCGTCGCCTGA
- a CDS encoding GNAT family N-acetyltransferase — MTTGEHRPAIRPATGDDRGELQALARRTIDTCYRAFLGDEAVDWFIGSGASDAHVTDHLERGGVHCLVQDGRIIGLSILDGPTVDLMMIDPHQHRRGLGRLLLGHAEDTLLARYQVIRLETFPGNTGAVSFYEACGWALGRPLEGEGPAKLELTKSRAGA, encoded by the coding sequence GTGACGACAGGAGAGCACCGCCCCGCCATCCGCCCGGCGACCGGGGATGACCGTGGTGAGCTCCAGGCTCTCGCGCGTCGCACGATCGACACCTGCTACCGCGCGTTCCTCGGCGACGAGGCCGTGGACTGGTTCATCGGCAGCGGAGCTTCCGACGCGCATGTGACGGACCATCTGGAACGGGGCGGCGTGCACTGCCTCGTGCAGGACGGCCGGATCATCGGCCTCTCCATCCTCGACGGCCCCACGGTCGACCTGATGATGATCGACCCGCATCAGCACCGGCGAGGGCTGGGACGGCTCCTGCTGGGACACGCGGAGGACACCCTCCTCGCCCGGTATCAGGTCATCCGTCTGGAGACCTTCCCGGGCAACACCGGAGCCGTGTCGTTCTACGAGGCATGTGGCTGGGCCCTCGGACGTCCGCTGGAGGGCGAGGGCCCGGCAAAGCTCGAACTCACCAAGAGCCGCGCAGGTGCCTGA
- a CDS encoding tetratricopeptide repeat protein, producing MRARTPNRALAELIAEARWTNGEVARAVNRVGAELGLALHYDDSAVCHWLTGTMPRKRVRPALVEAFSRRLSRPVTAGEFGFGGEGSAPLGDPDTVTGLVELGSVDMDPSRRAVLGSAGLYSVAALIPGFTDLVGRFASHRRNPHQRIGQGEVDAVVAMSERISEIDDMFGGRHARPMAAAFMVNTVAPYLKAEGPERVRKAMLSAAADHCYLTGYMAMDERADGLAQWYYTKALELAGGAEDHLTYCTTLRGMSVQAVDLGHGAKALELANAAAGASPQAGPRMVAFLAGQQAHAAARTGDRATALRRLHEAEAAMERAEDRQTAFRSYDPAALKYHVGQVRYELGDVAGSVEALEESNRLREPVYRRIRAIREATLAERKLRLGRLEEACVDWHGMLDDYGHVRSGRCDDRYRAMVSAIRPHLRNRYARELYERALPLAPAA from the coding sequence ATGCGTGCGCGTACACCGAACCGGGCACTCGCCGAGCTGATCGCCGAAGCCCGCTGGACGAACGGCGAGGTCGCCCGGGCCGTCAACCGGGTGGGAGCCGAGCTCGGGTTGGCGCTGCATTACGACGACTCCGCCGTGTGCCACTGGCTGACGGGCACGATGCCGCGCAAGCGGGTGCGGCCGGCGCTCGTGGAGGCGTTCTCGCGGCGGTTGTCCCGACCGGTGACGGCCGGGGAGTTCGGGTTCGGCGGCGAGGGGAGCGCCCCGCTCGGGGACCCGGATACCGTGACGGGACTCGTCGAACTGGGGAGCGTGGACATGGATCCGTCCCGCAGAGCCGTACTCGGCAGCGCCGGTCTCTACTCGGTCGCGGCGCTCATCCCGGGGTTCACCGATCTGGTGGGCCGCTTCGCATCGCACCGCCGCAACCCGCATCAGCGCATCGGTCAGGGAGAAGTCGACGCCGTCGTCGCCATGTCGGAGCGGATCAGCGAGATCGACGACATGTTCGGCGGGCGCCACGCCCGCCCGATGGCGGCGGCGTTCATGGTCAACACCGTCGCCCCGTACCTCAAGGCGGAAGGGCCGGAACGGGTACGGAAGGCGATGCTGTCGGCGGCTGCCGACCACTGCTACCTGACGGGCTACATGGCGATGGACGAACGCGCCGACGGTCTCGCCCAGTGGTACTACACGAAGGCCCTGGAGCTGGCCGGCGGTGCGGAGGACCACCTCACGTACTGCACGACGCTGCGCGGCATGAGCGTGCAGGCGGTGGATCTGGGGCACGGCGCGAAGGCTCTCGAACTCGCGAACGCGGCGGCCGGGGCATCCCCGCAGGCCGGACCGCGGATGGTGGCATTCCTCGCGGGTCAGCAGGCACATGCGGCCGCACGGACGGGTGACCGGGCGACGGCACTGCGGCGGCTGCACGAGGCCGAGGCCGCGATGGAGCGGGCGGAGGACAGACAGACTGCCTTCCGCTCGTACGATCCGGCCGCGCTGAAGTACCACGTGGGGCAGGTGCGGTACGAGTTGGGCGATGTCGCCGGGTCGGTGGAGGCGTTGGAGGAGTCGAATCGGCTGCGAGAGCCGGTGTATCGGCGAATCCGTGCCATTCGGGAAGCGACGCTGGCGGAGCGGAAGCTACGGCTCGGGCGGCTGGAAGAGGCGTGCGTCGACTGGCACGGGATGCTCGACGACTACGGGCATGTGCGCTCGGGGCGGTGCGACGACCGCTACCGGGCGATGGTGTCCGCGATCCGGCCGCACCTGCGGAACCGGTACGCCCGCGAGCTGTACGAGCGGGCGCTGCCGCTGGCGCCCGCTGCGTGA
- a CDS encoding ATP-binding protein, with amino-acid sequence MDLNACRSEVRRKAWELPFLAEPRELAPLRRLMGLRLRQWGIPHVLDAAAICVTELVSNVIRHVGELTPTTLTVSMNGTFLRLDVQDPDARALPTLLAAGPDAEGGRGMALVDATADRWGVILRADSKVTWCELATGLTAPDGHVPTPGVTRAEALIGLYGSVRHPTDPPRTRLSVAMAEESAIAVITDLLLWLRAHGCDPDEALDRAQGVVEAGMAT; translated from the coding sequence ATGGACCTGAACGCATGCCGAAGCGAAGTGCGCCGCAAAGCCTGGGAGTTGCCCTTCCTCGCCGAGCCCCGCGAACTCGCGCCACTGCGGCGCCTGATGGGTCTGCGCCTTCGTCAGTGGGGCATCCCGCACGTGCTCGACGCGGCCGCGATCTGCGTCACGGAACTCGTCTCCAACGTGATCCGCCACGTCGGCGAACTGACCCCGACGACGCTCACCGTCTCCATGAACGGCACCTTCCTGCGCCTCGACGTCCAGGACCCCGACGCCCGCGCCCTCCCCACCCTCCTCGCGGCCGGTCCCGACGCCGAGGGCGGCCGCGGCATGGCCCTCGTCGACGCCACGGCCGACCGCTGGGGCGTGATCCTCCGCGCCGACTCCAAGGTCACCTGGTGCGAACTGGCCACCGGCCTCACCGCCCCCGACGGCCACGTCCCCACCCCGGGAGTCACCCGCGCCGAGGCCCTGATCGGCCTCTACGGCTCCGTCCGCCACCCCACCGACCCGCCGCGCACCCGCCTGAGCGTGGCCATGGCCGAGGAGTCGGCGATCGCCGTCATCACCGACCTCCTCCTCTGGCTCCGCGCCCACGGCTGCGACCCGGACGAGGCGCTGGACCGGGCGCAGGGGGTCGTGGAAGCGGGCATGGCGACATGA